A region from the Linepithema humile isolate Giens D197 chromosome 1, Lhum_UNIL_v1.0, whole genome shotgun sequence genome encodes:
- the LOC105670435 gene encoding uncharacterized protein codes for MNAPPCEDTSDSANSLDDLCGRRLAADDARYDQHAAVNARDHYMVPTRSPRELNERILSLFNPQFLPNFNNMITYVAAHSPPPRSQSMAQYNSVDDNFLLRDAKYRKRDGTNSMCFRRGQTYEAPRE; via the coding sequence ATGAACGCACCGCCGTGCGAGGACACTAGCGACAGCGCCAACAGCCTCGACGATCTCTGCGGACGTCGCCTCGCCGCCGATGACGCCCGCTACGATCAGCACGCGGCGGTGAACGCGCGCGATCACTACATGGTGCCCACGCGGAGTCCGCGCGAGCTCAACGAAAGGATCCTGTCGCTCTTCAATCCGCAGTTCTTGCCGAACTTCAACAACATGATCACGTACGTGGCCGCGCACAGTCCACCGCCGCGATCTCAGTCCATGGCTCAATACAATAGCGTGGACGACAATTTCCTGCTCAGAGACGCCAAGTATCGTAAGCGCGACGGCACGAACTCGATGTGTTTTCGACGCGGACAGACTTATGAGGCGCCGCGAGAGTGA